From the genome of Gemmatimonadota bacterium:
TTCGCATTTCAAAATGCATTTATGGATGCCAGGCCCATTTTGTTAGAGCCTATTTATAAAGTTCACGTCGTTGTTCCCGATTCCTATATGGGGGATGTGATGGCGGATCTCAATGGGCGACGCGGGCGCATTCAAGGCATGGATCCCGAAGGCAATTTCCAGGTCATTCACGCTGAGGTTCCACTGGCCGATCTTTACAAGTATTCGACCTCCCTTCGTTCTATGACGCAGGGCACAGGCGATTATACCATGGAGTTTTCACACTACGAGTCTGCTCCCCACGATGTGACCCAAAAGGTTATTGAGGCGTCCGAACACGATCGCGAATTGGTAGAAGCATAAGGAGATGGCGATGTCAGCCGGGCGCAGGTTCAGGGCGGCACTGGACGCAGAACGACCCTTGCAGATTGTGGGTACTATCAATGCCGTATCTGCGCTGATGGCAAAACAAGCGGGCTTTCGCGCGCTTTATCTTTCTGGTTCGGGCGTGGCTGCTGCCTCTTATGGGTTGCCCGATTTGGGCATTACAACGCTGGATAATGTGGTCGAGGATGCCCGGCGGATTACAGATGTGGTGGATTTACCGCTGCTGGTTGACATCGATACCGGGTTTGGCGGTACTTCTTTTTCCATTGGTCGTGCAGTAAAGACGCTGGAAAAAATTGGCGTTGCCGCTGTTCACATTGAAGACCAGGTATTGCAAAAACGGTGCGGACATCGCCCGGGAAAACAGGTGGTACCTGCTGAGGAGATGTGCGACCGAATCAAAGCAGCGGTCGATGCGCGGTCAGACAGCGGGTTTGTGATTATGGCGCGAACGGATTCTGTGGCCAATGAGGGTTTGGCGTGCGGTCTCAATCGCGCCCGGGAATACATTGCCGCGGGTGCGGATGCGATTTTTGCAGAAGCGTTGTGTTCCCTGGAGGATTTTCGCGCATTTGCCCAAAGGCTTTCTGTACCTGTGCTGGCGAATCTCACCGAGTTTGGACAAACGCCTCTGTTTGATCTGGACGAGATGAGAGGTGCGGGTGTCGCCATGGTGCTGTATCCTCTCACGGCGTTTAGAATGATGAATGCGGCTGCTTATCGGGCGTATAAAACGCTGCGAACACAGGGCGTGCAGGGCGCGTTGATAAACGAGATGCAGACGCGTGAAGAACTCTACGAATTGCTGGATTATTACGGGTATGAGGCGCAGGTCAATCGACTTTATGGCGCGTGAATCGCCTGAGGAGATTTTACGGGAAAAGGTCGTGAGTAAAAATGCTCACGGCCTTTTTTTGAGAGGAGGATACTGTGAGCAAACAGACGACAGGTTTGAGAGGGGTTAAGGCTGGCAGTACGTCGATTTGTACTGTGGGCGCAGAAGGTCACGGTTTGCACTATCGGGGCTATGCGATTGAAGACCTGGCACAATATGCCTGTTTTGAGGAAATCGTGCATTTGTTGTTGTGGGAGAAGTTGCCCACTGAGAGAGAATTGGATGCGTTGAAAACGCAGTTGCGAGCGCACCGGCAGTTGCCAGATTTGGTTGTGCGGATTCTGCGTTCGCTGCCTTCAGACGCACATCCGATGGATGTTTTGCGAACCGGTGTATCGGCACTTGGCATTGCCGAGCCTGAGCGGGATTTGGGAGATGGCGTAGCTGTGGCTGTGCGGCTTATGGGTGCATTGCCCTCTATGCTGGGGGTCTGGCATATAGGTGCCGATGTTTTGGATGTGGATGTGGATGATCACGCGGCTTATATCTTGCATATGCTCAAATCGGAGACGCCTTCGGAGTTGGAATGTCGGATGATGGATGCGTCGTTGATTTTATATGCCGAGCACGAGTTTAATGCCTCGACATTTACGGCGAGGGTATGTGCCTCTACGCTTGCCGATTTTTATGGATGTATTACCGGGGCTATTGGCACTTTGAGCGGGTCTTTGCACGGGGGCGCGAATGAGCGGGCAATGGAATTGATCGAGCAGTTCGAGACGCCCGAAGACGCGGCAACAGGTGTGCGAGAGATGCTGGCGCGCAGAGAATTGATTATGGGGTTTGGGCACGGGGTTTATCGCGTGCGAGATCCGCGCAATGCGATTATTAAAGAATGGGCGCGTCAGGTGAGTGCAGCAATGGGCGATATGAGCCTGTACGAGATTTCTGAAGCGATTGAGCGGGTTATGTGGGATGAGAAGAAGTTGTTTCCAAATCTGGATTTTTATTCGGCAACAGCGTATCACATGGCCGGTATTAAGACGGCGCTTTTCACGCCCATATTTGTGCTCAGTCGTTGCAGTGGTTGGGCTGCTCATGTGGTGGAGCAGCGGGCGGATAATAGACTGATTCGGCCTCTGGCGGAATACACGGGGGTAGAGGCGCGAGATTATGTGCCAATAGAAGACAGGGGCTAAGAAGTGTGAAGTAGGAAGTGTGAACAACCGTAGGGGCGAGGCATGCTTCGCCCGTCATCGCGGCATGTCTAAAGCCGCGATCCAGGGGTTTTTAGCTGATCGCTGATTGCTAATAGCTTGAGGATTGCTATGGATGATCGGGTACCGGATAGAGAACTGGTGGCTATCGCACAGTACGTGCTGGATTGTGAAGTGAATTCTGAGGAGGCTTTTCAGACGGCTCGATTGTGTCTGATGGATAGTTTGGGGTGTGCGGTGCTTGCATTGCGGTTTTCTGAGTGTACGAAGATGCTCGGTCCCGTGGTGCCTGGAACCATTGTACCGCACGGTGCGCGGGTGCCGGGTACTGATTACGAACTCGATCCGGTGACTGCCGCGTTTAATATTGGGACACTGGTGCGGTGGCTGGATTTTAACGATACGTGGTTGGCGGCGGAGTGGGGACATCCTTCGGATAATCTGGGTGCAATTCTCGGGGTGGCGGACTGGATGTCGCGCACTCAGCGGGCACAGGGGAGAGACGGACTGGTGATGCAGGATGTGTTTGTGGCGATGATCAAAGCGCATGAGATTCAGGGCGTGATGGCATTGGAAAACAGTTTTAATGCCCGTGGGCTGGATCATGTGATTTTGGTGAAGTTGGCGAGTGCGGCGGTTTCTGCTGGGCTGTTGGGGTGTGATGAGGGGCAGGTTGTCAATGCATTGTCACAGGTGTGGTGCGATTTGGGTCCTTTGCGAACCTATCGGCATGCGCCCAATACGGGGTCGCGCAAGAGTTGGGCGGCGGGAGATGCGACAGCGCGTGGCGTATTTTTGGCATTGCAAACAAAGCGCGGCGAGATGGGATATCCAACGGCTCTATCTGCACCCGTTTGG
Proteins encoded in this window:
- the prpB gene encoding methylisocitrate lyase, whose translation is MAMSAGRRFRAALDAERPLQIVGTINAVSALMAKQAGFRALYLSGSGVAAASYGLPDLGITTLDNVVEDARRITDVVDLPLLVDIDTGFGGTSFSIGRAVKTLEKIGVAAVHIEDQVLQKRCGHRPGKQVVPAEEMCDRIKAAVDARSDSGFVIMARTDSVANEGLACGLNRAREYIAAGADAIFAEALCSLEDFRAFAQRLSVPVLANLTEFGQTPLFDLDEMRGAGVAMVLYPLTAFRMMNAAAYRAYKTLRTQGVQGALINEMQTREELYELLDYYGYEAQVNRLYGA
- a CDS encoding 2-methylcitrate synthase (catalyzes the synthesis of 2-methylcitrate from propionyl-CoA and oxaloacetate; also catalyzes the condensation of oxaloacetate with acetyl-CoA but with a lower specificity), with the protein product MSKQTTGLRGVKAGSTSICTVGAEGHGLHYRGYAIEDLAQYACFEEIVHLLLWEKLPTERELDALKTQLRAHRQLPDLVVRILRSLPSDAHPMDVLRTGVSALGIAEPERDLGDGVAVAVRLMGALPSMLGVWHIGADVLDVDVDDHAAYILHMLKSETPSELECRMMDASLILYAEHEFNASTFTARVCASTLADFYGCITGAIGTLSGSLHGGANERAMELIEQFETPEDAATGVREMLARRELIMGFGHGVYRVRDPRNAIIKEWARQVSAAMGDMSLYEISEAIERVMWDEKKLFPNLDFYSATAYHMAGIKTALFTPIFVLSRCSGWAAHVVEQRADNRLIRPLAEYTGVEARDYVPIEDRG
- a CDS encoding bifunctional 2-methylcitrate dehydratase/aconitate hydratase, with amino-acid sequence MDDRVPDRELVAIAQYVLDCEVNSEEAFQTARLCLMDSLGCAVLALRFSECTKMLGPVVPGTIVPHGARVPGTDYELDPVTAAFNIGTLVRWLDFNDTWLAAEWGHPSDNLGAILGVADWMSRTQRAQGRDGLVMQDVFVAMIKAHEIQGVMALENSFNARGLDHVILVKLASAAVSAGLLGCDEGQVVNALSQVWCDLGPLRTYRHAPNTGSRKSWAAGDATARGVFLALQTKRGEMGYPTALSAPVWGFYDRLWNGDRFQFQRVYGSYVMENVLFKVSFPAEFHAQTAVEAAFALHNEVAPRLEAVERVVIETHEAAVKIIDKTGPLYNPADRDHCLQYMVAIGLIFGDLTADDYEEERAGDARIDMLREKMVVTENARFTRDYHDPDKRSIANTVQVFFNDGSATEAVTVEYPIGHRSRREEAAPLLVEKFVENMTTRFEMRQVRDVLAVFEGSDLDTMPVWEFMDFLQVRK